The Bos indicus x Bos taurus breed Angus x Brahman F1 hybrid chromosome 3, Bos_hybrid_MaternalHap_v2.0, whole genome shotgun sequence genome includes a window with the following:
- the PEX11B gene encoding peroxisomal membrane protein 11B: protein MDAWVRFSAQSQARERLCRAAQYACSLLGHALQKHGASPELQKQIRQLEGHLSLGRKLLRLGNSADALESAKRAVHLSDVVLRFCITVSHLNRALYFACDNVLWAGKSGLAPRVDQEKWAQRSFRYYLFSLIMNLSRDAYEIRLLMEQESSACSRRLKGSGGVSGGIEPGGPGGPGIPGGGLPQVALKLRLRVLLLARVLRGHPPLLLDVVRNACDLFIPLDKLGLWRCGPGIVGLCGLVSSILSILTLICPWLRLKP, encoded by the exons ATGGACGCCTGGGTCCGCTTCAGCGCCCAGAGCCAGGCCCGGGAGCGACTGTGTAG GGCTGCCCAATATGCTTGCTCCCTTCTTGGCCATGCACTGCAGAAACATGGGGCCAGTCCTGAGTTACAGAAACAGATTCGACAACTGGAAGGTCATCTGAGCCTAGGAAGAAAGC TTCTACGCCTCGGTAACTCAGCAGATGCCCTTGAGTCAGCCAAACGAGCTGTGCACCTATCAGATGTTGTCCTGAGATTCTGCATCACTGTTAGTCATCTCAATAGAGCCTTGTACTTCGCCTGTGACAATGTCCTTTGGGCTGGGAAGTCTGGACTCGCTCCCCGTGTGGATCAGGAGAAGTGGGCCCAGCGTTCTTTCAG GTACTATCTGTTTTCCCTCATCATGAATTTGAGCCGTGATGCTTATGAGATCCGCCTACTGATGGAACAAGAGTCTTCAGCTTGTAGCCGGCGACTGAAGGGTTCTGGAGGAGTCTCAGGAGGAATTGAACCTGGAGGACCTGGGGGTCCAGGGATTCCAGGAGGAGGTCTGCCTCAGGTGGCTCTGAAGCTTCGGCTCCGGGTCCTGCTGCTGGCTCGGGTCCTTCGGGgtcatccccctctcctgctGGATGTGGTCAGAAATGCCTGTGATCTCTTCATCCCACTGGACAAACTAGGCCTCTGGCGCTGTGGCCCTGGGATTGTGGGGCTTTGTGGCCTCGTGTCCTCCATCCTGTCTATTCTCACCCTAATCTGCCCTTGGCTACGACTCAAGCCCTGA
- the ITGA10 gene encoding integrin alpha-10 — MEFPLIPHLFLPLMFLTGLCSSFNLDVHRPRLFLGPPEAEFGYSVLQHVGGGRQWMLVGAPWDGPSGDRRGDVYRCLVGGSHSAPCAKGHLGDHPLGNSSRPAVNMHLGMSLLETDGNGGFMACAPLWSRACGSSVFSSGICARVDASFRPQGSLAPTAQRCPTYMDVVIVLDGSNSIYPWSEVQTFLRRLVGRLFIDPEQIQVGLVQYGESSVHEWSLGDFRTKEEVVRAARNLSRREGRETKTAQAIMMACTEGFSQSRGGRPEAARLLVVVTDGESHDGEELPTALQACEAGRVTRYGIAVLGHYLRRQRDPSSFLREIRAIASDPDEKFFFNVTDEAALTDIVDALGDRIFGLEGSHGENESSFGLEMSQIGFSTHQLKDGILFGMVGAYDWGGSVLWLEEGRRLFPPRTALEDEFPPALQNHAAYLGYSVSSMFLRGGRRLFLSGAPRFSHRGKVIAFQLKKDGAVRVAQSLQGEQIGSYFGSELCPLDIDGDGTTDVLLVAAPMFLGPQNKETGRVYVYLVGQPSLLTLQRTLQPESPQDARFGFAMGALPDLNQDGFADVAVGAPLEDGHRGALYLYHGAQRGVRPRPAQRIAAVAMPQALSYFGRSVDGRLDLDGDDLVDVAVGAQGAAILLSSRPIVRLAPSLDVTPPAISVVQRDCKRRGQEATCLSAALCFQVTSRTPGHWDRRFHVRFTASLDEWTTAARAAFDGSGQRLSPRRLRLSVGNITCEQLHFHVLDTSDYLRPVSLSVTFALDNTTKPGPMLDEGSPTSIRKLVPFSKDCGPDNECVTDLVLQANMDIRGSRKDPFVVRGGRRKVLVSATLENKKENAYNTSLSLNFSRNLHLSSFTPQSNSPVKVECAAPTPHTRLCSVGHPVFQTGAKVTFLLEFEFSCSFLLSQVLVRLTATSSSLERNGTLRDNTAQTSAYIQYEPHLLFSSESTLHRYEVHPYGTLPVGPGPEFKTTLRVQNLGCYVVSGLIVSALLPAVAYGGNYFLSLSQVITNNASCTVQNLTEPPGPPVHPEELQHTSRLNESNTRCQVVRCHLGRLAKGTEISVGLLRLVHNEFFRRAKFKSLTVVSTFELSTEEGSVLLLTEASRWSESLLEVIQSRPVLISLWILIGSVLGGLLLLALLVFCLWKLGFFARKKIPEEEKREDKLEQ, encoded by the exons ATGGAATTCCCCCTCATCCCTCACCTGTTCTTGCCCCTGATGTTCCTGACAG GTCTCTGCTCCTCCTTTAACCTGGATGTGCATCGCCCACGCCTATTTCTAGGCCCACCGGAGGCTGAATTTGGATACAGTGTCTTACAACATGTTGGGGGTGGACGACAATG GATGCTGGTGGGTGCCCCCTGGGATGGGCCTTCAGGTGACCGAAGGGGGGATGTTTATCGCTGCCTTGTAGGGGGCTCCCACAGTGCCCCATGTGCCAAGGGCCACTTGG GTGACCATCCACTGGGAAATTCATCTCGTCCTGCTGTGAATATGCACCTGGGGATGTCTCTGTTAGAGACAGATGGCAATGGGGGATTCATG GCTTGCGCCCCTCTCTGGTCTCGTGCTTGCGGCTCATCTGTCTTCAGTTCTGGAATATGTGCCCGTGTAGATGCTTCATTCCggccccagggaagcctggcacccACCGCACAAC GCTGCCCCACATACATGGATGTCGTCATTGTCTTGGATGGCTCCAACAGCATCTACCCTTGGTCTGAAGTTCAGACCTTCCTACGAAGACTGGTAGGGAGATTGTTTATTGACCCGGAACAGATACAG GTGGGGCTGGTACAGTATGGAGAGAGCTCTGTCCACGAGTGGTCCCTGGGAGATTTCCGAACCAAGGAAGAAGTGGTGAGAGCAGCAAGGAACCTGAGCCGGCGAGAGGGACGAGAAACAAAGACTGCTCAAGCAATAATGATGGCCTG CACAGAAGGATTCAGTCAGTCCCGCGGGGGCCGACCAGAGGCTGCCAGGCTACTGGTGGTTGTCACTGATGGAGAGTCCCATGACGGAGAAGAGCTTCCCACAGCACTACAGGCCTGTGAGGCTGGAAGAGTGACACGCTATGGGATTGCT GTCCTTGGTCACTACCTCCGGCGGCAGCGAGACCCCAGTTCTTTCCTGCGAGAAATCAGAGCTATTGCTAGTGATCCAGACGAGAAATTCTTCTTCAATGTCACAGATGAAGCGGCACTGACTGACATTGTGGATGCATTAGGGGACCGGATTTTTGGCCTTGAGG GGTCccatggagaaaatgaaagctcCTTTGGGCTGGAAATGTCTCAGATTGGTTTCTCTACTCATCAGCTAAAG GATGGGATTCTCTTTGGAATGGTGGGGGCTTATGACTGGGGGGGCTCAGTGTTATGGCTTGAAGAAGGTCGCCGCCTCTTCCCACCACGGACAGCCCTGGAAGATGAGTTCCCCCCTGCATTGCAGAACCATGCAGCCTACCTGG GTTACTCTGTTTCCTCCATGTTTTTGCGGGGTGGTCGCCGCCTCTTTCTCTCAGGGGCTCCTCGGTTTAGTCATCGAGGAAAGGTCATCGCCTTCCAACTTAAGAAAGATGGGGCTGTAAGGGTCGCCCAGAGCCTCCAGGGGGAGCAG ATTGGCTCGTACTTTGGCAGCGAACTCTGCCCATTGGACATCGATGGGGATGGAACAACTGATGTCTTACTTGTGGCTGCCCCCATGTTCCTGGGCCCCCAGAACAAGGAGACAGGACGTGTTTATGTGTATCTAGTGGGCCAG cCATCCTTGCTGACACTCCAGAGAACACTTCAGCCAGAATCCCCCCAGGATGCTCGGTTTGGCTTTGCCATGGGTGCTCTTCCTGATTTGAACCAAGATGGTTTTGCTGATGTGGCTGTGGGGGCGCCGCTGGAGGATGGGCACCGTGGAGCCCTGTACCTCTATCACGGGGCCCAGAGAGGAGTCAGGCCGCGTCCTGCACAG cGGATTGCCGCTGTCGCCATGCCGCAGGCCCTCAGCTACTTTGGCCGAAGTGTGGATGGCCGGCTGGATCTAGATGGTGATGACCTGGTCGATGTGGCTGTGGGTGCCCAAGGGGCAGCCATCCTGCTCAG CTCCCGGCCCATTGTCCGCCTGGCCCCTTCACTAGATGTGACCCCGCCGGCCATCAGCGTGGTTCAGAGGGACTGTAAGCGACGAGGCCAGGAGGCAACCTGCCTGTCCGCAGCCCTTTGCTTCCAAGTGACCTCCCGCACTCCTGGCCACTGGGATCGCCGATTCC ATGTGCGGTTCACAGCATCGCTGGATGAGTGGACAACCGCAGCCCGGGCAGCATTTGACGGCTCTGGCCAGAGGCTGTCCCCTCGGCGGCTCCGGCTCAGTGTGGGGAACATCACTTGTGAGCAACTGCACTTCCACGTGCTG GATACGTCAGATTACCTCCGGCCAGTGTCCTTGTCTGTGACCTTTGCTTTGGACAACACCACAAAGCCAGGGCCCATGCTGGATGAGGGCTCACCCACCTCCATCCGAAAGCTG gTCCCCTTCTCCAAGGACTGTGGCCCTGATAACGAATGTGTCACAGATTTGGTACTTCAAGCTAATATGGACATCAGAGGCTCCAG GAAGGACCCATTCGTGGTTCGAGGGGGTCGGCGGAAAGTGCTGGTGTCAGCAACTCTGGAGAACAAGAAGGAGAATGCCTACAACACTAGCCTGAGCCTCAACTTTTCCAGAAACCTCCACCTATCCAGTTTCACTCCACAG AGCAACAGCCCAGTGAAGGTGGAGTGTGCAGCCCCCACCCCGCATACCCGGCTCTGCAGCGTGGGGCATCCTGTCTTCCAGACAGGAGCCAAG GTGACCTTCCTGCTAGAGTTTGAGTTTagttgctcctttctcctgagcCAGGTCCTTGTGAGGCTGACGGCCACCAG CAGTAGCCTGGAGAGAAACGGAACGCTTCGAGATAACACAGCCCAGACCTCAGCCTACATTCAGTATGAGCCTCACCTCCTATTCTCCAG TGAGTCCACTCTGCACCGCTATGAGGTTCACCCATATGGAACCCTCCCAGTGGGCCCTGGCCCCGAATTCAAAACCACTCTTAGG GTTCAGAACCTTGGCTGCTATGTGGTCAGCGGCCTCATTGTCTCAGCCCTCCTTCCAGCTGTGGCCTATGGGGGCAATTACTTCCTGTCACTGTCTCAAGTCATCACTAACAAT GCCAGCTGCACAGTGCAGAACCTGACCGAACCCCCAGGGCCCCCTGTGCATCCAGAGGAGCTTCAGCACACAAGCAGGCTG AATGAGAGCAATACTCGCTGCCAGGTTGTGAGGTGCCACCTTGGGCGGCTGGCAAAGGGGACCGAGATCTCTGTTGGACTACTGAGGCTGGTTCACAATGAATTTTTCCGGAGG GCCAAATTCAAGTCTCTGACAGTGGTCAGCACCTTCGAACTGAGCACTGAGGAGGGCAGCGTCCTATTGCTGACTGAAGCCTCCCGGTGGAGCGAG AGCCTCCTGGAGGTGATTCAGTCCCGCCCTGTCCTCATCTCTCTGTGGATCCTCATTGGCAGTGTCCTGGGAGGGCTGCTCCTGCTTGCTCTTCTTGTTTTCTGCCTTTGGAAG CTTGGCTTCTTTGCCCGGAAGAAAATCCccgaggaagaaaaaagagaagataaattgGAGCAATGA